The genomic window ggatcgcacaaataattaatcagtgtgggaatcgaacccacggcctcccgacgcaatggtattggcgtggcgacttaaaccactgcgccacgtaaaacacaaatctatactaatctatactaatattataaagctgaagagtttgtttgtttgtttgtttgaacgcgctaatctcaggaactactggaccgatttgaaaaatctttcagtgttagatagcccatttatcgaggaaggctataggctatatatcatcacgctacgattaataggagcagagtaccagtaaaaaatgttacaaaagcggggaacattttgaccctttctctcttatgtgacgcaagcgaagttgcgcgggtcagctagtaatttctAAAGAAGGTAAAGAAACTTTGAAACGAATGAATTTGCgtttcatacataaataatatcacgcctgtatAACCCAAAAGTGGGTAGTtagaaatacacccacgtttcgccattaacaatgttagtcccatgtaatagggtgAAAACCTATTGCCATATTATACCGACCAGGTTATCAAACTACGTGCTACTATTGAGCAATATTCtgacataaattagaaaagaccaaaatAGTAGCAGTATGTAACCCGAGACCTTACGAACAGCAGTCAAATACAtgcataaataattaacttttaccTTGAAAAACCAGACGTTTCTGCGCAGGTTACACTTTGCAATGCAAAGGTTTTTCGGGTTCAATTCTCTAATTAAACCAAATTAAACTTAGGACATCAATACGTTTTTCTGTCAAGATATTTGCACTGATTGACCGGAGTGGAGTTGGTTTGTAGAtatccgtgcctcggagagcacgtaaagccgtctgTCTTGCGCCTGACCTCTTCCCGGTCGTGTCAactatccgtcccaccggactatgagagtgaaggaataggaAGTGCACTTGAATATTGGGCACATGCCTAAGACACTATAAACATAGGCCGCTCGGTTGGGCGCGGTACAGCCCCTGGTGGGAGCTGAAGGGGGCGGGGGCTTTCGTAGAGGTTGGCAGCGagtctaaattaaaaaaataactaaaatactatattatcaTATAAAGGGGGTGCTAGATTTTAATTTCCTTGTTAATGGGTGGTACAGCTATAAAAGGTTGggaatctattttatttttaatcatcaTTATACCACTGCTGGAGAAGGGTCTTTTCCAAGAGTCGTGACTCTTGGAATGAGGAAGGCATTAGGTCTTGACACCGCCACGCTGGTCAAATGCGGGTTCGTGGACTTTGGATGTCCTTAagaaatgtatcaaacaaatttttcaGCCATTCAACGTTTTTTTCTTCCTTTGATTTTTacaccgtcgaccacttgcgtgggaggtgctaaCTTGTGGTAAGTTAGCACCTCCCACGCTAGGCTATCACTGCTTGGGAATCAATGCttagatatataaataacttacaCGTGGTCATCAGATTCTAAATTacgcagagcttgtactgtaactagacaactgataaacatacttatatgtacatatatacttctaaatacataggtactttatatacatacttgtatagataattaaaaaccaggctcagaacataaATATGCCTATGTGCAATTGGTCAGCATGGTGGACTTTATCTATCCCCTCTCTCATTTCGGGGGAGATgttttcccagcagtgggacactaataggttaaaatttatttatttatcaagtgCAATACACAGGAACACTCTCTATTTCATCACTCTTATAACCGATGCGACAGTACTCCGACAAAGGTCGTATATTTATAGCACagaatacaatacaatatatcgTGCTcaacttaattttgtttactttaattgTTGTATTCATTACCAATTGCGTCACGATCTAATTTCCGCATAAAGTGAAATAATTAGCTATTAATACCTagttgaattataaataaatttataagaaGGCTACTTAACCAGCTATTTTCGTTTATTCTTGTCATTTgcttcaaataatttataggaAAAAGTGTGTTAGAGATATTGGAAGTGAATTTAACATGGATCCTGCTGAAGAGATAGAACAGGCAGCGTTCGCTCTGCAGAAGCCGATGAACGATGTGATAGAGCGCGGAGACTCCAGCGTGCAGCAGTTCTACCGCGACGCCACCGTGTTCGTGACGGGCGGCTCCGGCTTCATCGGGAAACAACTCATTGAGAAACTATTCAGGTTAGAAAAAAGACCAGGACTTTGTGGATCTCCGGCTGGGACggggagtatccaattggaggtaccgcgtcctggccactttatggtgactattgaaggaacaccgtcaggttttagtcggtatgcccaaatttaaaagccggaacgcctagccggcgggagagcccggcagacccccgcttcctccctggagcgggaaatgcagtaatgcattttcctgacgaaaaaaaacgAAAGTTGGACTTTGGAAAGTTCCTTGACTAGAGCAAACCAATTGATACGTGGTATAGGTAAGCGGGATTTTGTTGTAGAATCCGCTTGTCCGCTTtggcgggagagtcccacatgACCCtgcaccacacccaggacgcaGTTGTATGCTTTATGCtttaataaatgcgaaaatatgGATGTTTAGATGTGTGTTTGTTAGTCAATTACGCCTTAATTAATCGATTAACACATAGGACTTTTTACCCCAAGATTTTTACGCGTACGAAGTCTCTGGTCGACTCTAGTTTAgtcataaatacatacttactcgTAAATAGCATGCGTAGTACTAGTAACAGGTGGTcatgtatgacaacatgtatggatttgactgaagcaagggaagtttgtaaggatcataccaagtggcgtgcATTGGTCTTTGCCTACGGGAAAAacgcttgattttatgtatgtacaataatgtacataatgtacatatatatgtatgtacatacttatatacgtgCGTATTTGAATTTGTAAACTTAGTATGGGTATGTGACGTAagcaaagtatatttttcatttgactcttcatgatttaaatattcaaagttGTGAAATTGAAACTGCTGAGTAAATCAACAAAAACGATTTAAAATACTCGTAGCTACCAATATTTATACCAGTCTAACCTTTTTTCCAAATACGTTGCactcggcttccagtctcaccggatgcagttgaataccagtatatagtacatagagcgactgcctatcggacctccacaacccagttacctggattatatATAAtgcgatacccttcggtaagactggttgtcagactttcaaacttttgactactgttaacaaatGTCGACTAGgattggcatgcaggtagaatTGACTAAactcctttcttagcggatgcctacgttataacatctacctgcatgccaaatttcagctcgatccgtccagtggtttgggctgtgcgttgatagatcactatgtcagtcagtcacctttgagttatgtgtatttagatattatattattatattgattggtTCTGAATGTGTTTCAGATCATGTGCCATCAAGAAGCTGTACATCATTATAAGGTCCAGGAGTGGGAAGACGATACAAGAGAGATTGAACCAGGCTTTAAAAGACCCCGTAAGTTGTGTTTTTTCTTTTGCCTACATTATCATTATTGTCGTCTCCTTGTCCCACGGCAAGAACCTTGGTACTTGCATTACTTGTAAAACCAAATTGAATCAGACTTTAGCCGGTTTTTTAAGCACCGATGTGGGATCTGGACAGTGGTACCAGATGCGGCCTAGGATGCAGTGCATCATCACATGCAGTGTTCATTTTAGTTTCCAACTTGCTACCTAGCAAGTTGCAAGTGCAATGGCACTGATATGCTTTTCTGACCGATTTTTAGAGGTTACAGTGCATAATTCACTGTTCCCCGAGGCAAGTCCGCTATCAGATGAAAATCCTTACCCCAAAAGAATTTTTGCCGACGTAAAAAAAAGAGGTATTCCGCAATCAGAGTCCAAGAGAGTTGGGTAAACTCAGCCGCGATTACATCGACAAAAGTCAAAGTCACATAAgtttataattcataaaattttaacaagtatttgaaatcgtcatttCAAATCTACCACCGTATTGGAAAAGCTGTTGCGTGTGAGAAGAAACTGCGAGAAACTCACCAACTTAAGATCATAGACCATTAGTCTTTAGTTTGGTTCGCTTGGAAGGCTGAGGACACTCAGCTGTAGTGAAGGTTGAAAGCTTTACAGAAATTATGTTTTTCCGATTCAGGTATATGACACTCTGCGTAAAAAGCAGCCGGACTTCGCTGATAAGATAGTACCGGTGGAGGGAGACGTGGCTGACATCAGACTTGGTCTCAGCGAAAAGGACTGGGAAAGAATTGCTGAAGATGTgagtaaaatagatttttattaggtcggggaaaaagtcttttcgcattatagtatgtatgaacttgtaataaaatattttctctacacaaaatagctcgatatttgggtacctcacgaggtcactgaaagaaacctaatgaaccgtgtactcatttgtgattcttggagCCAAgcagattttattacaagtacatacatactataatgcgaaaagcctttttccccgacctaatatacatataactttGCAGCCTTCCATGttaacaatagtcagaagcttgaaagtccgtgtttcgaaaggcaagTTACATTGTctgtcccggctgtcatttacaaagatctttgacagtctgtaacagtagtcagaagcttgaaagtctgacaaccagtcttactgagaAGTAGCGTGTTTTAACCCAGGTAattgtgttgtggaggtcagataggcagtcgctccatgcaAAAGACTTGTGAAACTTGTAGTCGGCTCTagcatagttggaagaaaggctaggctgatgagaGTTACATCGCAATAAACAAAATCCACACAGATTTGTACAGGCCTTTCGATTTTTTTCAGGTGAACGTCATCTTCCACGTGGCAGCAACTGTACGCTTTGATGAACCCATTCGTAAAGCGACCCTCACGAATATCAGGAGTACCAGAGAGGTCCTCGCACTGGCCAGAGATTGTCAAAACTTAACGTAAGTTAAAagctttcttcttcttcttatcgtatggttagtggtcaacctagtgtcaaagttgttcaagccggcctttgacatggcttaacgactgttatcttgattgataTCAACCGGggccgacgttttacgtgccctccgaagcacggagcccagttcaaatacaactatgtggtcacccatctatggaatgaccgcgccaagatttgcttaacccacagatcgtttaccgacaggTGAACGCAACTGTAAATTACCATATTTTGaccaaataaacaaatttcatatcaattaaatattattgttttttaacctactaatattattatgtttcaagTAGAAACGTGAGGTCACttgaaataattagtttttgacATTGcatgactttaaaataaactacttatttttgattgaaaacaaaatattttgaacgaaAACTGTCGGAATTAATTGGAATAAGTAATTGTTGAAATAATGTCGTTTTCCTGTTacagtgttaaaataaattttatttttgttatacccaaaagtgtaTTAAATTCACCCACTCTCATAGCCaattgtgctcaccggtcggtaaacgatctgtgggttaagcaaccgttgacgcggtcagtctatagatgggtgaccacatagtggtttgaactgagcgtctccgtgcttcggagggcacgtaaaacgttgGTCCTGGTTGTCTCGTTGAGCCATGTCATCCATACGATATATAGAtccacgtttcgtcattaacaatgttagtcccatgtaatatgtGGCGAGACTatagccatataccgggcacgttactagaCTCCGTAAATTGAAAAAGACGAATGGCacttcaaaaatttgtttttttttctgttaacgaaattttaacacttttttattaagtaaagtaggtatataagtatCATAAGTCAAttacacacggttatttgattccaaactaagcagagcttgtactgtaactaggtacacttctaaatacataggtacttatatagatactttaccattcaggctcagaacagatactcgtgctcatcacacaaatatttgtcccggatgggatttgAAATCACCACACGCGACGACGGTTACTGCgtggtgaccacgttaaccactatTCCAAACAAGcagtcttttataaaattattagttcggggaaaagtcttttcgcattatagtatgtactagctgacccgcgcaacttcgcttgcgtcacataagagagaatgggtcagagttttccacgtttttgtaacactttttactgttactctgctcctattggtcgtagcgtggtgatacaaaatatgctttttttcacgaaaaatattctcaatattatttatatctcttaatataataacgaagtcgcgctaaggcataacggccattaaaacagttgccatgacaacggaattttgttaattcaatgtcattataatattgattattcgggacttcggaaatgcgtcattttcccgggataaaaagtagcctatgtcctttctcgagtattaaaatatctccataccaaatttcatgcaaattggttcagtagtttattcatgattaagtagcagacagacagacagacagagttactttcgcatttataatattagtatggatgaacttgtaataaaatcttttctctacacaaaaaagctcgatatttgagtacctcacgagctcactgaaagaaacctaatgtaccgtgtacttattagtgattcttgaagccaaagagattttattacaagttcatacataccataatgcgaaaagactttctcctcgacctaatattttattatttacacaagaatacaagttacaaatatatttaaacaaaaatatattatcttataatatacaaaatctaaattaaGATAATCAATTCTTCTTTTTCCAGTAAATTCGTGCACGTATCAACAGCTTTTGTGCATGCCACAGAAGAACGCATTGGCAAGGATCTAGAAGAACGTTTCTACCCATGTCCTGTACCTCCTGAGACCATGATCGCCCTCGCTGAAGAAGTAGACCAGGGTAGACTGGACGCCATCACGAAGGAGTAAGTCTTTTTTAACTGTGGTCTTAAAAATAACGTCCTATATGATAATATGCAAGTGATTAAGGGTTCGGACCCAAggcacatcaatgacttttcaaagttatgtgtgtattagaaataattttcacttgCTCCAGTGGTAAAAGAAAATACCAAGACTAAATCTTGTATgccacaattttttttaacacattttattgaGGGCTTGCAAAGTttccaatccgcacttggctagcCTAGTGCCCTCAGCCTCACCCTCCCTTGATTTCGAGAAGAGACACTTGCTCTTCAAACTTGATACTACATTGCTTAATGAGTCGTTTTCTTTCATCTTTTTCTTTGATgcttaataatatgtttttttcagtCTGATCGGGACTTGGCCAAACACGTACACGTTCACAAAAGCGATATCTGAGGAGCTGATCAGAACTACTGCTGGAGACCTACCTGTCTGCATCGTCAGACCTTCTATAGGTAACacactttttaataaatttcatcatcatcataataacTCTAGCCAAACAACATAGTAAAAAGCATTGTATGCAAGGTCCGCAAATGGCGGACGTACATAACACCAGCTTCTGACTGCGACTactaagcaacccttggcgcggtcaatccatagataggtgaatgcataatggtatttgaactagacGTCTTCGAGCTTTGGTgtgcacgtaaaaagtcggactcggttgttgtcaattaagataacagtcgttaagctacgtctAAGACCtccgggcttgaacaactttgacactaggttgaccactaaccatacgataaaaagaagaagttatcagtgtaccaaatttctttATAATCAATCCAgaagttttttcgtgaaagagtaacaaacatacatccatcctttcaaactttcgcatttataaaattagtaggaTTTGCAATTAAGAACGTCGCTGTTCTACCGAAGACTTACGCAGTAGACGGTTGCCTGCTTGCTAATTTCACTGTTGttggttataaattatattaacaatcTTTCCTTATGTCAGAAAAAGGTTTTTCGACAGATAGCAAGCCTAAATGCAGATTTAAGTAACTAAACATTGACTCAATATAGACTTGAGCTACCAGTCTTATCTGTAATCCGATGATTTTCAAcagtagcccagagtttggtaacgtgcccggtatatagcaataggctcgccccatattacatggaactaacattgttaatggcgaaacgtgggtttTCACACACACTTACACCTTCGGTTAtaaaaggcgttattttatttatgtatttttatatgcaagtatataacttattttaaacgttACATTGTGCTATGTTAATCAATTAGTGAAcgtataatttatgtaaaattagtttaatgtattttaatttggatTGTCACTCGCCGAGTACATAGCgcattttacatacatatgtacattcataatactagcttttgcccgcaacttcgtccgcgtggtacactcacgtttcgccattaacaatgttagtcccatgtaatagggggcgagtctattgctaggtaggaagggttaggccttgagtccaccacgctgaccaagcgTGAATAGGGGACTTTGCAAtccttcaaaaactgtgtttaagattttctataataagatataaatacactataaacctattttatttgtatgttgcTTATTTCAGTgcacgcaatttttttttttaatgtgtagaGGGGTTTTGGTTGTCTTAAAAATGCAAGCTTAGGGTTATGATGGCATGGAAGGTACAATCACCACTGAATGTCATAAAATTTGCTAGTTTTTTGACTAgatttaatatgttttgttcCAGTGCTGCCCGCGTATTATGAGCCAAGTCCCGGTTGGACAGATGTTAGGACTATCATGGGACCGAGTGGGGTGAGTACTCAACACTTTTATTACCTTTTATACCCTTAAAACAGTTGCGAATGTTGGCGACAGACAGATCTGGCTAtccggtagtgtatgcgactgctaaTCACGAGGTTTTGAGTCGGTATATGTcgataggctcgccccctatttcaTACTCACTTGTACCTTGGGTTAGAACAAACGTGCTCTACAGAACCCTAAAAATTTCTTCTAGAaagtaacagtaataaaaaaatatcgatctTTTTCAGTCGATGTCACAACACACTACCCACAACACAGcccttaaaattaaatatcaaatatcattggacaactcacacacggttatttgattccaaactaagcagaccttgtactatggtaaccaaataatctgataaacatacttatgtacttctaaatacatacttatttagattAATCGACAACAaggctcaaaacaaatacttgtgGTCATCACACAAAAAATTCGAACCCgacacacgcggcgctacggttattgcggcaaggtgaccactttaaccactacggcaaacgtgcagttaataacATCCATTTCCTTCACCAGATATACCTCGGAGCCGGTATGGGTGTGATCCACGTGTTCTGCACTGACGTGGACTCTCCCCTAGCTGTGGCGCCAGTGGACTACGTGAACAATGCCATCATAGCAGCCGCCTGGGACTCCACTGTTAGTCCACAAGCAGACTCCAAGATACCTGTTTATACTATCTCCCGGGACTTGCGATATGGTAAGGACACCCTTCTTGAATTACGACTGTTAGAGCGATATTCTACAGTTGGTcaatactatctatactaatattataaaattgtaaagttcgtttgtttgattgtttgaacgcgtctgtttattaaggaaggctatagggtatatatagttgcgtgggtcagctattGGATTATAAAGTTTGTCTATTGAAAAGGACTATAGTTTCAACTTCATCTGTTATGGGCGCTGAAAGAGGTTTTTATGGAAAAAAATCaagtataagttggtacctcccacgcaagtggttgcaggttcgaagcCGAGGCACACACCAATGaccaaagttatgtgtgtattagaaatcattatcacttgttccaaaggtgaataaaaacattgtgatgcaaccttgcatgcctgagagttctttagaacagttcttgaaggtatgcaaagtcctcagCCCGCAGTTAGCCCGCgtggttgactcaaggcctaatccctccctcatcaCAATTGTTCTTCAttagtttt from Anticarsia gemmatalis isolate Benzon Research Colony breed Stoneville strain chromosome 28, ilAntGemm2 primary, whole genome shotgun sequence includes these protein-coding regions:
- the LOC142984929 gene encoding fatty acyl-CoA reductase wat-like, producing MDPAEEIEQAAFALQKPMNDVIERGDSSVQQFYRDATVFVTGGSGFIGKQLIEKLFRSCAIKKLYIIIRSRSGKTIQERLNQALKDPVYDTLRKKQPDFADKIVPVEGDVADIRLGLSEKDWERIAEDVNVIFHVAATVRFDEPIRKATLTNIRSTREVLALARDCQNLTKFVHVSTAFVHATEERIGKDLEERFYPCPVPPETMIALAEEVDQGRLDAITKDLIGTWPNTYTFTKAISEELIRTTAGDLPVCIVRPSIVLPAYYEPSPGWTDVRTIMGPSGIYLGAGMGVIHVFCTDVDSPLAVAPVDYVNNAIIAAAWDSTVSPQADSKIPVYTISRDLRYGYIGETVRERKHLLCSPAAIWLTETIEVKNPYLFTFLSWFLHYIPAYIIDLLLYITKKKPKEITSFVDVYAKLDKLALAYQYFTRNSWNFKTDNLQAMFARMSDTDKAIFNCDFSKVDLIDYILVWGIGLRKYIVKDGLKGTLAGYRKQKIFRVANYFVMTLYIYSIWWVCKSIFMFISNILI